Proteins co-encoded in one Candidatus Methylomirabilota bacterium genomic window:
- a CDS encoding MFS transporter: protein MSDDPDAPSTRPAVLARLQGSGGVISFAMFFGSFAWSFVFVSLPFYIQAISTVDEAATLRWTGWIVGITSLVSVLTNPLWGRLAGRGNPKICYVLVEALQGVGFFGLAIARTLLELFVARLVLGVMGASSTFAFMLAGRASDPAEVRRQVALVQTAMMVGGVIGPLAGAVAAVRFGFRASFVIGGLVLLGCAGFVAWAVSLPAGPEPTRLDPRRLRVMDVVTAAAIVLAGSVHLFFLAPVLPQVLPGLGVVDSDMVEVGGVVIFASSAAAALGGFAAPRVARLASERRLVALLLAASSLLLAALGMLGSVWTYTAVRFLQVLCIAPVFPLVVARIAQYAGGDAIGIVNSARIGASFVGPVVATSILASSSPAAVYLVLAAGGLACVPLLGLPGPEDRARGARLPPDRP, encoded by the coding sequence TTGAGCGACGATCCCGACGCGCCGAGTACGCGGCCCGCCGTCCTGGCGCGGCTGCAGGGCAGCGGCGGGGTGATCTCGTTCGCCATGTTCTTCGGCAGCTTCGCCTGGTCGTTCGTCTTCGTCAGCCTGCCGTTTTACATCCAGGCCATCAGCACGGTGGACGAGGCGGCGACGCTCCGCTGGACGGGCTGGATCGTCGGGATCACCTCGCTGGTCAGCGTGCTGACCAACCCGTTGTGGGGGCGACTCGCCGGGCGCGGCAACCCGAAGATCTGTTACGTCCTCGTCGAGGCGCTCCAGGGCGTCGGCTTCTTCGGCCTGGCGATCGCCCGGACGCTGCTCGAGCTGTTCGTCGCCCGGCTCGTCCTCGGTGTCATGGGAGCCAGCTCGACGTTCGCGTTCATGCTGGCCGGGCGGGCCAGCGATCCGGCGGAGGTCCGCCGGCAGGTCGCGCTGGTGCAGACCGCGATGATGGTCGGCGGCGTGATCGGCCCGCTCGCCGGCGCGGTGGCCGCCGTCCGCTTCGGCTTTCGGGCCTCCTTCGTGATCGGGGGTCTCGTGCTGCTCGGCTGCGCGGGCTTCGTCGCCTGGGCGGTGAGCCTGCCCGCCGGACCGGAGCCGACACGGTTGGACCCGCGCCGGCTGCGGGTGATGGACGTGGTGACCGCGGCCGCTATCGTCCTGGCAGGGTCGGTCCATTTGTTCTTTCTCGCCCCGGTGTTGCCGCAGGTGTTGCCGGGGCTCGGCGTGGTGGATTCCGACATGGTCGAGGTGGGCGGGGTGGTGATCTTCGCGTCGTCCGCGGCCGCCGCGCTCGGCGGGTTCGCCGCCCCGCGCGTGGCGCGCCTCGCCTCGGAGCGGCGCCTGGTCGCGCTCCTGCTGGCCGCATCCTCGCTCCTGCTGGCCGCCCTCGGGATGCTCGGCTCCGTCTGGACCTACACGGCGGTGCGATTTCTTCAGGTACTGTGCATCGCGCCCGTCTTTCCGCTCGTGGTGGCCCGGATCGCGCAGTACGCCGGGGGCGACGCCATCGGGATCGTGAACTCGGCGCGGATCGGCGCCTCCTTCGTCGGGCCCGTCGTCGCGACTTCGATCTTGGCCTCGTCGTCTCCGGCCGCCGTCTACCTCGTGCTGGCCGCCGGCGGCCTGGCCTGCGTCCCCTTGCTCGGTCTGCCGGGACCCGAGGACCGCGCCCGCGGCGCTCGTCTGCCGCCTGATCGACCGTGA
- a CDS encoding class I SAM-dependent methyltransferase, producing MTTPPAGPAERSSFWDQVGASFPSLKGAASTAYYLECERRLFELYAPELRNLVTLKTDLWDEAKNTEILRWVAEQGARPTGVDIAFDIVREARCVLGKPVPGFAVGDVRYLPFKDRSVDLVYSMGTIEHFPEYALATREICRVLKPGGTAIVGVPNKCDPFLRPLLVHVLNLFGWYGYGMEKSFTPGELRGLVEAAGLRVTATTGILFIPGWLRMLDLWCHTRGSPAVALTRLLVRPFAWLYRHVPAVHRHGYLAVAVAERPRSLQRALAR from the coding sequence ATGACCACGCCGCCCGCCGGACCCGCCGAGCGCTCCAGTTTCTGGGACCAGGTGGGCGCCTCGTTCCCGTCGCTCAAGGGCGCCGCGTCCACGGCCTATTACCTGGAATGCGAACGGCGACTCTTCGAGCTCTACGCCCCGGAGCTCCGCAACCTCGTGACCCTGAAGACCGACCTGTGGGACGAGGCGAAGAACACGGAGATCCTCCGCTGGGTGGCCGAGCAGGGCGCGCGACCGACGGGGGTCGACATCGCCTTCGACATCGTCCGGGAGGCGCGGTGCGTGCTGGGGAAGCCCGTGCCGGGCTTCGCCGTCGGGGACGTCCGCTACCTCCCGTTCAAAGACCGCTCCGTCGACCTCGTCTATTCGATGGGCACGATCGAGCATTTCCCCGAGTACGCGCTCGCCACGAGGGAGATCTGCCGCGTGCTGAAGCCCGGGGGAACGGCGATCGTCGGCGTGCCGAACAAGTGCGATCCCTTCCTCCGCCCGCTCCTGGTCCACGTCCTCAACCTGTTCGGGTGGTACGGCTACGGGATGGAGAAATCCTTTACCCCGGGCGAGCTCCGCGGTCTGGTCGAGGCCGCGGGTCTCCGGGTCACGGCCACGACCGGCATTCTCTTCATCCCCGGGTGGCTTCGCATGCTCGACCTCTGGTGCCACACCCGGGGCTCGCCAGCCGTGGCCCTGACCCGTCTCCTGGTCCGGCCGTTCGCCTGGCTCTACCGGCACGTGCCGGCCGTCCACCGCCACGGCTACCTCGCCGTCGCCGTCGCGGAACGCCCGAGGTCGCTCCAGCGGGCTCTCGCCCGCTGA